In Candidatus Ozemobacteraceae bacterium, one DNA window encodes the following:
- a CDS encoding histidine phosphatase family protein produces the protein MKFRKYSFWALFAVLLVVSAAAAENRLIFAVSLIRHGDRAPYAAMNSTTVTYEWPDGIGELTPEGMNQEYQLGKRFRERYVDTFKLLPPTYRPNSLYVLSTSANRTVMSAQSFLAGLYPDGTGPRLGNGFRALPNLRQPVPVMTIPRGAKNIINPEHEDAEKVHQLIVKHGFTQPEWIRKEKELEADFKRWSRILGVEIRNLEEFLIPADHVYCMSVHGVPMPKGLTKADTEKIVREKMSACAIRFVPKEVARHMASGFLTKLDADMRAASEGKQKYQCLLYIGHDDSILGLMSALGKPLANNPAYASHVDFELYRDGANCTVKTFFNGKPVPLAGDGRETLSLKEFLEYIKPNVDPCP, from the coding sequence GTGAAATTCAGGAAGTATTCGTTCTGGGCGCTGTTTGCCGTTCTGCTGGTCGTCTCCGCTGCCGCGGCGGAAAACCGTCTGATATTCGCCGTCAGCCTCATCAGGCACGGCGATCGTGCGCCCTATGCTGCCATGAACAGCACGACCGTCACTTATGAGTGGCCTGACGGCATCGGGGAGTTGACCCCCGAGGGCATGAACCAGGAATATCAGCTCGGAAAACGATTCAGAGAGCGTTACGTCGACACGTTCAAACTGCTTCCGCCGACCTACAGGCCGAATTCCCTGTATGTCCTGTCGACGAGCGCGAACAGGACGGTCATGAGCGCCCAGTCGTTCCTCGCCGGCCTGTATCCGGACGGGACGGGACCGCGTCTGGGGAACGGGTTCCGCGCCCTTCCGAACCTGCGCCAGCCCGTGCCGGTCATGACGATTCCACGGGGTGCCAAAAACATCATCAATCCCGAGCACGAGGACGCGGAAAAGGTGCATCAACTCATCGTCAAACACGGATTCACCCAGCCCGAATGGATCAGGAAAGAAAAGGAACTCGAGGCTGACTTCAAACGCTGGAGCAGGATTCTCGGCGTCGAGATCCGAAACCTGGAGGAGTTTCTCATCCCGGCCGACCACGTCTACTGCATGTCGGTTCATGGCGTTCCCATGCCGAAGGGGCTGACGAAAGCCGACACGGAAAAGATCGTCAGGGAAAAAATGAGCGCCTGTGCGATCCGGTTCGTTCCGAAAGAGGTGGCGCGGCACATGGCGTCGGGATTCCTGACGAAACTTGATGCCGATATGCGCGCCGCCTCGGAGGGAAAACAAAAATATCAATGCTTATTATATATAGGTCACGACGATTCGATTCTCGGTCTCATGAGCGCCCTTGGTAAGCCGCTCGCAAACAATCCCGCCTACGCCTCCCACGTCGATTTCGAACTGTATCGCGACGGAGCGAACTGCACCGTGAAAACATTCTTCAACGGGAAGCCCGTTCCGCTCGCGGGTGACGGCAGGGAAACGCTCTCGTTGAAAGAGTTTTTGGAATATATCAAGCCGAACGTTGATCCCTGTCCGTGA
- a CDS encoding DUF5610 domain-containing protein codes for MSEKIEGTSLQNAATLLSSLDAGKPTGKKAPASLSALLSGLNADQLQLSDDSRRKLQWAKSQFELSYQVIRSLNTAEGAVTSQETFSIKGSYEFLQKVSGREIGPDPENRSETGEAKEPAEQAEKDALTQLQEYFSPERTAERILDVALSFFGLSSMGQAEGNVESGRRKFADFIGSAIEAGFAQARGILGNLPEEIEAGIGRTHSLVFSGLEEFVTNGIAPEKLAAGGVMEKIVAYRQEMSLQVGSLRRAGSGNTVNYTASGDLKPSSPDSPTISTKG; via the coding sequence ATGAGTGAGAAGATCGAGGGCACATCCCTTCAGAACGCTGCAACGCTTCTTTCGTCGCTGGATGCGGGGAAACCGACAGGGAAGAAGGCCCCCGCGAGCCTGTCGGCGCTTCTGAGCGGCCTGAATGCCGATCAGTTGCAGCTGTCTGACGATTCACGCAGGAAGCTCCAATGGGCGAAATCCCAGTTCGAGTTGAGCTACCAGGTCATCAGGTCGCTCAACACCGCCGAGGGCGCGGTCACGTCGCAGGAAACGTTTTCGATCAAGGGAAGTTACGAGTTTCTTCAAAAGGTCTCCGGCCGCGAGATCGGCCCCGATCCCGAAAACCGGAGTGAAACCGGGGAAGCGAAGGAACCGGCGGAACAGGCGGAGAAAGACGCCCTCACCCAGCTTCAGGAGTATTTTTCCCCCGAGCGAACCGCAGAGCGTATTCTGGACGTGGCCCTCAGTTTTTTCGGGCTCAGCAGCATGGGCCAGGCAGAAGGGAACGTCGAATCCGGTCGCAGGAAGTTCGCCGATTTTATAGGGAGCGCCATTGAAGCGGGGTTCGCCCAGGCCAGAGGCATTCTCGGGAACCTGCCGGAGGAGATCGAAGCCGGCATCGGCCGGACCCACTCACTGGTTTTTTCCGGGCTCGAGGAGTTCGTGACCAACGGCATCGCTCCCGAGAAACTCGCGGCAGGCGGCGTCATGGAAAAAATCGTCGCCTACCGTCAGGAGATGTCCCTTCAAGTCGGATCGCTCAGACGCGCCGGCTCCGGAAATACCGTCAACTATACCGCGAGCGGCGATCTGAAACCCTCGTCGCCCGACTCACCCACGATCTCCACCAAGGGCTGA